A window from Sphingopyxis alaskensis RB2256 encodes these proteins:
- a CDS encoding DoxX family protein: protein MLLSGSQAPADRAERVLDILRITVALLILIHGVYRLAADLVVPFGTWLDSLGFPYGYGWAMAVTLYELVGPALMLARRWTSLAALGHAFILTLGMFLVHMPAGWFVVGGGRNGMEYSVFLIVSLLAIAWAFWPVRDGAAR, encoded by the coding sequence ATGCTGCTATCGGGGTCGCAGGCACCGGCAGACCGTGCCGAACGGGTGCTCGACATATTGCGGATCACCGTCGCGCTGCTCATCCTGATCCACGGCGTTTATCGGCTGGCGGCCGATCTCGTCGTTCCCTTCGGCACCTGGCTCGACAGCCTCGGCTTTCCTTATGGCTATGGCTGGGCAATGGCGGTGACGCTTTACGAGCTCGTCGGCCCCGCGCTGATGCTCGCGCGCCGCTGGACCAGCCTCGCCGCGCTCGGCCATGCCTTCATCCTGACCTTGGGCATGTTCCTCGTCCACATGCCCGCGGGCTGGTTCGTCGTCGGCGGCGGGCGCAACGGGATGGAATATAGCGTCTTCCTGATCGTCTCGCTGCTCGCGATCGCCTGGGCCTTTTGGCCGGTGCGCGACGGCGCGGCGCGATAA
- a CDS encoding glutamate--tRNA ligase, giving the protein MTVTTRFAPSPTGHLHVGNVRTALHNWLWARKHGGRFLLRIDDTDVERSKEDYVAGIRADLAWLGLDIDAEERQSARFALYEAEFEKLKAAGRVYACYETPDELEVRRKILLSRGLPPVYERKPADAPVPEGVAPHWRFRLDHDAPIEWTDLIRGPQHFEPTTMSDPVVRRADGSWLYLLPSVIDDIAMGISHVVRGEDHVSNTAAQVQMFAALGASPPAFAHEALLVGTEGKLSKRLGSLGMASLREQGIEPIALAALLARLGTSDPVEPVTDLAPLVASIDFARFGRAPARFDEAELALLNQKILHHIDHAAVADRLPAAIDEARWKAIRPNLTTVAEAADWLPVFDGPFVPTATEAADRPVLRAAAKAALDIDWSADPWHALTAAVKEATGAKGRALFLPLRRALTGRDHGPDMAELLPLIAKEAAIARLTSAGGS; this is encoded by the coding sequence ATGACCGTCACCACCCGCTTCGCTCCCTCGCCGACCGGCCATCTGCACGTCGGAAACGTCCGTACCGCGCTGCACAACTGGCTGTGGGCAAGGAAGCATGGCGGGCGTTTCCTGCTGCGCATCGACGATACCGATGTCGAGCGGTCGAAGGAAGACTATGTCGCGGGCATCCGCGCCGACCTTGCGTGGCTCGGCCTCGACATTGACGCCGAGGAGCGGCAGTCGGCGCGCTTCGCGCTCTATGAGGCCGAGTTCGAGAAATTGAAGGCGGCCGGCCGCGTCTATGCCTGTTACGAAACCCCCGACGAGCTGGAGGTCCGCCGCAAGATCCTGCTGTCGCGCGGGCTGCCACCCGTTTACGAACGCAAGCCCGCCGATGCGCCGGTGCCCGAAGGCGTTGCGCCGCACTGGCGCTTCCGGCTCGATCATGACGCGCCGATCGAATGGACCGACCTCATTCGCGGACCGCAGCATTTCGAGCCCACGACGATGTCGGACCCGGTGGTGCGCCGCGCCGACGGCAGCTGGCTTTATCTGCTGCCGAGCGTGATCGACGACATCGCGATGGGCATCAGCCATGTCGTGCGCGGCGAGGATCATGTGTCGAACACCGCCGCGCAGGTTCAGATGTTCGCCGCGCTCGGCGCATCGCCCCCCGCCTTTGCCCACGAGGCGCTGCTCGTCGGGACCGAGGGCAAGTTGTCGAAGCGATTGGGCTCGCTCGGCATGGCGAGCCTGCGCGAACAGGGGATCGAGCCGATCGCGCTCGCCGCCCTGCTTGCGCGCCTCGGCACCAGCGATCCGGTCGAGCCGGTGACCGATCTGGCGCCGCTGGTCGCGAGCATCGATTTTGCGCGTTTCGGCCGCGCGCCCGCGCGCTTCGACGAGGCCGAACTGGCGCTGCTCAATCAGAAGATCCTGCACCATATCGATCATGCCGCGGTGGCGGATCGCCTGCCCGCGGCGATCGACGAGGCGCGCTGGAAGGCGATTCGCCCCAATCTGACGACCGTTGCCGAGGCCGCCGACTGGCTGCCGGTATTCGACGGGCCGTTCGTCCCGACCGCGACCGAGGCCGCCGACCGTCCGGTGCTGCGTGCCGCGGCGAAGGCGGCGCTGGACATCGACTGGAGCGCCGACCCCTGGCACGCGCTCACCGCCGCGGTGAAGGAGGCGACGGGGGCGAAGGGCCGGGCGCTGTTCCTGCCGCTGCGCCGCGCGCTCACCGGGCGCGACCATGGCCCCGACATGGCCGAGCTGCTGCCGCTGATCGCGAAGGAAGCGGCGATCGCGCGCCTGACCTCGGCCGGGGGTTCGTAA
- a CDS encoding energy transducer TonB, whose product MTLIPLISAIMTAPEATTAPAGRSATLSRAVYGSDHRRHPVAALLAVGLPAALVAAVALSPMIVETPPKSEPITGTLIDLPKPPPPPEPAQDAKPTPKTASATESVQPRVETVPLNGDRVVVGPVIPDARPLDRGPPVVPVDPPTPKLVLAELDARFAGAFQPDYPAREQRRGVEGVVKVRVLIGTDGRVKAVELVSTDSPGFFEETKRRALAKWRFRPATRGGVAEESWKVMTVRFEIRNG is encoded by the coding sequence ATGACCCTGATACCCCTGATTTCGGCGATAATGACCGCTCCCGAAGCGACCACCGCGCCCGCGGGTCGTTCAGCGACCTTGTCCCGCGCCGTCTATGGCAGCGATCACCGCCGCCATCCGGTCGCGGCGCTTCTCGCGGTCGGGCTGCCTGCCGCGCTCGTCGCCGCGGTGGCGCTGTCGCCGATGATCGTCGAAACGCCGCCAAAGTCCGAACCGATCACCGGCACACTGATCGACCTGCCCAAACCGCCGCCGCCGCCCGAACCGGCCCAGGATGCGAAACCGACGCCGAAAACCGCGTCGGCGACCGAAAGCGTTCAGCCGCGCGTCGAAACCGTGCCGCTGAATGGCGACCGCGTCGTCGTCGGGCCCGTAATCCCCGACGCACGGCCGCTCGATCGCGGCCCGCCGGTCGTTCCCGTCGATCCGCCCACGCCGAAGCTGGTGCTTGCCGAACTCGACGCGCGCTTTGCCGGGGCGTTCCAGCCCGATTATCCGGCGCGCGAGCAGCGGCGCGGGGTCGAGGGGGTTGTGAAGGTGCGCGTGCTCATCGGCACCGATGGCCGCGTGAAGGCGGTCGAGCTGGTCAGCACCGACAGTCCGGGCTTCTTTGAAGAGACGAAGCGGCGCGCGCTTGCCAAATGGCGCTTCAGGCCCGCGACGCGCGGCGGCGTGGCGGAGGAAAGCTGGAAGGTGATGACCGTGCGCTTTGAAATCAGGAACGGCTGA
- the rpmG gene encoding 50S ribosomal protein L33, whose translation MAKPTTVKIKLVSTADTGFFYVTKKNPRTMTEKMTVRKYDPRARKHVEFKEAKIK comes from the coding sequence ATGGCCAAGCCGACGACCGTCAAGATCAAGCTGGTGAGCACCGCCGACACGGGCTTTTTCTATGTCACCAAGAAGAACCCGCGCACGATGACCGAGAAGATGACGGTGCGCAAATATGACCCGCGTGCGCGCAAGCACGTCGAGTTCAAGGAAGCCAAGATCAAGTGA
- a CDS encoding MarR family winged helix-turn-helix transcriptional regulator: MESEIATATLKALRRVLRAAEGGTRRIAAATGLTPSQLLVLREIDAGGNVTPGLVAQRLEFGHATVTAIVDRLVALDLATRSRSAEDKRRVLLAATGKGRRCLAEAPDMLQEIFAARFAALPAWEQAMILAGTERLADILGVREMDAAPLLDTGAIDRI; this comes from the coding sequence ATGGAAAGCGAGATCGCCACTGCCACGTTGAAGGCGCTGCGCCGCGTCCTGCGCGCGGCCGAGGGCGGGACACGGCGGATCGCCGCGGCGACCGGGCTCACTCCGTCACAGCTGCTCGTGCTGCGCGAGATCGACGCGGGCGGCAATGTGACGCCGGGCCTTGTGGCGCAGCGGCTGGAGTTCGGCCATGCAACGGTGACGGCGATCGTCGACCGCCTCGTCGCGCTCGACCTCGCGACGCGCTCGCGCAGCGCCGAGGACAAACGACGCGTGCTGCTCGCCGCGACCGGCAAGGGCCGTCGCTGCCTCGCCGAAGCGCCCGACATGCTGCAGGAAATCTTCGCCGCACGCTTCGCCGCGCTGCCGGCGTGGGAACAGGCGATGATCCTTGCGGGGACCGAGCGGCTCGCCGACATCCTCGGCGTGCGCGAAATGGACGCCGCGCCGCTGCTCGACACGGGGGCGATCGACCGCATCTGA